In one Pseudoclavibacter sp. Marseille-Q3772 genomic region, the following are encoded:
- the gatB gene encoding Asp-tRNA(Asn)/Glu-tRNA(Gln) amidotransferase subunit GatB, with product MAKPDLMKYEEALEKYEPVIGLEVHVELSTKTKMFSPTPNPSAGEHDAEPNTFIGPVDLGLPGTLPVVNEQAVRYAISLGLALGCEIAETSGFARKNYFYPDNPKNYQISQYDDPIAYNGEVEIELEDGTVFQVPIERAHMEEDAGKLTHVGGATGRIQGAEYSLVDYNRAGVPLIEIVTRPIFGGEERTPEVAAAYVSTIRDIVRALGISEARMERGNLRCDANVSLRPRGTEQLGIRTETKNVNSFRSIERAVRYEIQRQAAILDAGGSVTQETRHWHEDTGRTSPGRPKSDADDYRYFPEPDLMPVCPSRELVEELRAELPEQPVLRRRRLKQEWGFGQQEFQDIVNGGLLDAVDATVAAGASAAGARKWWLGELSRIANERQVHPTELATAEQVAEIEALIAEGVVNDKLARKVLEGVLAGEGTPREVVDSRGLAVVSDDGALIAAIDEALQAQPDVLAKIKDGKVQAAGAVIGAVMKAMGGQADAKRVRELILERAAAN from the coding sequence ATGGCGAAGCCAGATTTGATGAAGTACGAAGAGGCGCTCGAGAAGTACGAGCCCGTTATCGGTCTTGAAGTTCACGTCGAGCTCTCGACCAAGACGAAGATGTTCTCGCCCACCCCGAATCCATCGGCCGGTGAGCATGACGCCGAACCAAACACGTTCATCGGCCCGGTTGATCTTGGCCTGCCGGGCACCCTGCCGGTCGTGAACGAACAGGCAGTGCGCTACGCAATCTCGCTCGGACTCGCACTGGGCTGCGAGATCGCCGAAACCTCGGGATTCGCTCGTAAGAACTACTTCTACCCGGACAACCCGAAGAACTACCAGATCTCGCAGTATGACGACCCGATCGCGTACAACGGTGAGGTCGAGATCGAGCTCGAGGACGGCACCGTCTTCCAGGTGCCGATCGAGCGCGCGCATATGGAAGAGGACGCCGGGAAGCTCACCCACGTCGGTGGCGCGACCGGCCGCATCCAGGGCGCCGAATATTCGCTCGTGGACTACAACCGTGCCGGTGTGCCGCTCATCGAGATCGTCACGCGCCCGATTTTCGGCGGCGAAGAACGCACCCCCGAAGTCGCCGCAGCATACGTTTCGACGATTCGCGATATCGTGCGCGCGCTGGGTATCTCCGAGGCCCGCATGGAGCGCGGTAACCTGCGCTGCGACGCCAACGTTTCGCTGCGACCGCGCGGAACCGAACAGCTCGGTATTCGTACCGAGACGAAGAACGTAAACTCGTTCCGCTCGATTGAGCGTGCGGTGCGCTACGAAATCCAGCGGCAGGCCGCGATTCTGGATGCGGGCGGTTCCGTCACGCAGGAGACGCGCCACTGGCACGAAGACACCGGTCGCACCTCCCCGGGACGCCCTAAGTCCGACGCAGACGACTACCGCTACTTCCCAGAACCCGACCTGATGCCGGTGTGCCCGAGCCGCGAGCTGGTGGAAGAGCTGCGAGCTGAGCTGCCGGAGCAGCCCGTGCTTCGCCGCCGCCGGTTGAAGCAGGAGTGGGGCTTCGGACAGCAGGAGTTCCAGGACATCGTTAACGGTGGCCTGTTGGATGCGGTGGATGCGACGGTCGCTGCCGGTGCGTCCGCTGCGGGGGCCCGAAAGTGGTGGCTCGGCGAACTCAGCCGAATCGCGAACGAACGCCAGGTGCATCCGACCGAACTCGCCACTGCCGAGCAGGTTGCCGAGATCGAAGCGCTGATCGCCGAGGGCGTGGTGAACGACAAGCTTGCTCGCAAGGTGCTCGAAGGCGTACTCGCCGGTGAGGGCACCCCGCGTGAGGTTGTCGACAGCCGCGGTCTGGCCGTGGTCTCTGACGACGGTGCCCTGATCGCTGCGATTGATGAAGCACTGCAGGCACAGCCCGATGTTCTCGCCAAGATCAAGGACGGCAAGGTGCAGGCCGCCGGTGCCGTGATCGGTGCGGTGATGAAGGCGATGGGCGGCCAGGCTGATGCGAAACGCGTGCGCGAACTGATTCTG
- the gatA gene encoding Asp-tRNA(Asn)/Glu-tRNA(Gln) amidotransferase subunit GatA — protein sequence MNDIITLSASDLAEKLTSGELTSVAVTEAHLDRIEAVDASLHSFLAVDREGALEQAAAADAARQQGTATSPLAGVPVAVKDNIATLGLETTAASRILEGWKPPYDAHVVERLKAAGMPILGKTNLDEFAMGSSSEHSAYGPTFNPWDLERVPGGSGGGSAAAVAAYEAPLALGTDTGGSIRQPAAFTGTVGVKPTYGAVSRYGALAMGSSLDQIGPAARNVLDAALLQDVIGGHDNRDHTSINREWPSFADAAREGATSGSLQGLRIGVARQYLNGDGIDAEVLANFNETLERCKQLGAEIVTLDLSTTDYAVAAYYLLMPAEVSSNLARYDSVRFGLRVVPEGQPTTERVMSATRAAGFGDEVKRRILLGTYALSSGYYDAYYGSAQKVRTLLQREFDEAFNRVDVLAAPTTTEPAFKVGEIIDDPMAMYLSDLTTIPANLAGLPALSLPSGLVKNLPVGVQFMGPSGEDTRLYRAAAALEQSFVSEWGGSLLAKAPQLKEGQR from the coding sequence ATGAACGACATCATCACACTCTCTGCCAGCGATCTCGCCGAGAAACTCACCAGCGGTGAGCTCACCTCGGTCGCCGTCACCGAAGCTCACCTCGACCGCATCGAAGCCGTCGACGCGAGCCTGCACTCATTCCTCGCCGTTGATCGCGAAGGCGCCCTTGAACAAGCGGCGGCAGCGGATGCGGCTCGGCAGCAAGGCACTGCGACGTCACCGCTTGCGGGTGTTCCGGTCGCAGTCAAAGACAACATCGCAACCCTCGGCCTGGAGACAACCGCGGCCAGCCGCATCCTGGAAGGCTGGAAGCCGCCATACGACGCGCACGTCGTGGAACGTCTGAAAGCCGCAGGCATGCCGATTCTCGGCAAGACCAACCTCGACGAGTTCGCTATGGGGTCCTCCAGCGAACACTCCGCGTACGGTCCCACCTTCAACCCCTGGGACCTCGAGCGCGTACCGGGTGGTTCCGGTGGTGGTTCCGCTGCCGCAGTCGCCGCATATGAAGCACCGCTGGCGCTTGGAACCGATACCGGTGGCTCGATCCGACAGCCCGCCGCCTTTACCGGCACCGTTGGTGTAAAACCCACCTACGGTGCCGTCAGCCGGTACGGTGCGCTCGCTATGGGCTCCTCGCTCGACCAGATCGGCCCGGCAGCCCGCAATGTGCTCGATGCCGCCCTGCTCCAAGACGTCATCGGTGGGCACGACAATCGTGACCACACCTCGATCAACCGCGAGTGGCCATCCTTCGCCGACGCTGCACGGGAAGGAGCCACTTCTGGATCGCTGCAGGGACTGCGCATCGGTGTTGCCCGTCAGTACCTTAACGGCGACGGTATCGACGCCGAGGTGCTCGCGAACTTCAACGAGACCCTCGAGCGCTGCAAGCAGCTCGGTGCCGAGATTGTCACCCTCGATCTCAGCACCACCGACTACGCAGTAGCCGCCTACTACCTGCTGATGCCGGCCGAGGTCTCCAGCAACCTCGCTCGCTACGACTCGGTACGGTTCGGCCTGCGTGTCGTTCCCGAGGGACAGCCCACGACCGAACGCGTCATGAGCGCGACGCGCGCCGCCGGTTTCGGAGACGAAGTGAAGCGCCGCATCCTGCTCGGAACCTACGCCCTCTCCAGCGGGTACTACGACGCCTACTACGGTTCGGCGCAAAAGGTTCGCACGCTGCTGCAGCGCGAATTTGACGAGGCGTTCAACCGGGTCGACGTGCTCGCAGCGCCGACCACGACCGAGCCAGCCTTCAAAGTGGGCGAGATCATCGACGACCCGATGGCGATGTACCTGTCCGACCTCACCACCATCCCCGCAAACCTCGCGGGCCTGCCGGCGCTCTCGCTGCCGAGCGGCCTCGTGAAGAACCTGCCGGTCGGTGTGCAGTTCATGGGTCCAAGCGGTGAGGATACACGCCTGTACCGTGCCGCTGCCGCACTCGAGCAGAGTTTCGTTTCGGAATGGGGCGGTTCGCTGTTGGCCAAGGCTCCGCAGCTTAAGGAGGGACAGCGCTAA
- the gatC gene encoding Asp-tRNA(Asn)/Glu-tRNA(Gln) amidotransferase subunit GatC: MSDITAADVEHLASLARIDLTDDEVAQMAEQLVSIQHMIEKVREVASPDVPPASHPMVMPNTFRPDEPGQVLEREAALEGAPDRDDTRFRVTAILGEEQ, translated from the coding sequence ATGTCTGATATCACCGCAGCTGACGTGGAACACCTCGCCAGCCTTGCGCGCATCGATCTCACCGATGATGAAGTCGCGCAGATGGCCGAACAACTGGTCTCAATCCAGCACATGATCGAGAAAGTTCGGGAAGTGGCATCCCCTGATGTACCGCCCGCATCCCACCCGATGGTGATGCCGAACACCTTCCGCCCTGACGAACCGGGTCAGGTCCTCGAACGCGAAGCCGCCCTCGAAGGCGCACCCGACCGCGACGACACCCGATTCCGCGTGACCGCCATCCTCGGCGAAGAACAGTAG
- the ligA gene encoding NAD-dependent DNA ligase LigA: protein MSQTEFERARVEAEQLSAQLIEWAAAYYERDTQLVPDAEYDAAMARLRALESQFPELQSQDSPTQAVAGHASNLFAPVTHRERMLSLDNVFSVDELRAWLQRTAAAIGEQPAWLCEVKIDGLAISLTYEHGKLTRAATRGDGHTGEDVTENVAHITAIPKHLTGEHLPELVEIRGEVFFPVEEFRQLNADQVAAKEAPFANPRNAASGSLRQKSEGKSAERLDLMRARLRRLHMYVHGIGAWENPPVSAQSEIYQLLAGWGMPTSPHSRVVMDADGVLDYVAEYARRRPEIEHELDGIVIKVDALNQHDALGATSRAPRWAIAYKYPPEEVHTKLLDVRVGVGRTGRVTPYAVMEPVRVAGSEVTFATLHNQDVVKAKGVLIGDTVVLRKAGDVIPEVLGPVLAERPEDAHPFVMPANCPECDTPLRAMKAGDVDLRCPNARSCPAQVRGRVEHIGSRQGLDIEALGEVTAAALTQPDDPTQAPLVTEARLFALTIEELVPIVVTVRDADTGEPKLDENGSPRIRAPFRSVQTKTYPPGTEHMSAAERRSAGVRKDYPVYGPSAQAVKLLDELERAKMKELWRLLVALNIRHVGPVAARALADWFGSLDAIRSASVAELSSVDGVGQIIAESIHQWLQVDWHLDIIEQWTDAGVQWATPGHPGPGQQAEVDGPLTGLTVVATGTLDGFTREGAKEAIVAAGGKAAGSVSKNTDFVAAGPGAGSKLVKAEALGIPVLDADGFRLLLEGGPDAVAHLLGTE, encoded by the coding sequence ATGTCACAGACGGAATTTGAGCGTGCGCGTGTCGAGGCCGAGCAACTCAGCGCACAACTCATCGAGTGGGCGGCTGCCTACTACGAACGTGATACGCAGCTCGTGCCGGACGCGGAATACGACGCCGCGATGGCGCGCTTGCGCGCACTGGAATCGCAATTTCCCGAATTGCAGTCCCAAGACTCACCCACTCAGGCGGTCGCGGGGCACGCATCGAACCTCTTTGCGCCCGTCACACACCGAGAGCGGATGCTGTCGCTCGACAATGTCTTTTCGGTCGACGAGCTGCGCGCATGGTTGCAGCGCACGGCCGCAGCGATCGGTGAGCAGCCGGCATGGTTGTGCGAAGTAAAGATTGATGGGCTGGCAATTTCGCTCACCTATGAACATGGCAAGCTCACTCGCGCCGCAACGCGTGGGGACGGTCACACGGGTGAGGACGTCACCGAGAATGTCGCGCATATCACCGCGATCCCGAAACACCTCACCGGAGAGCATCTACCCGAGCTCGTCGAGATCCGCGGCGAAGTGTTCTTCCCGGTAGAGGAGTTTCGCCAGCTCAACGCCGACCAGGTTGCTGCCAAGGAAGCACCGTTCGCCAATCCGCGCAACGCCGCGTCCGGATCCCTGCGCCAGAAGTCTGAGGGGAAGAGCGCGGAGCGTCTCGACCTCATGCGTGCCAGGCTCCGACGGCTGCACATGTACGTGCACGGTATTGGTGCCTGGGAGAATCCGCCGGTCAGTGCCCAGTCCGAAATCTACCAACTGCTCGCGGGCTGGGGAATGCCCACCAGTCCACATTCTCGAGTGGTGATGGATGCGGATGGTGTGCTCGATTATGTCGCGGAGTATGCGCGCCGTCGCCCCGAGATCGAACACGAACTCGACGGTATTGTCATCAAAGTGGATGCGCTCAATCAGCACGATGCGCTGGGCGCAACCTCGCGAGCTCCCCGCTGGGCAATCGCCTACAAATACCCGCCCGAAGAGGTGCACACGAAACTGCTGGATGTGCGTGTGGGGGTCGGTCGCACCGGCCGGGTGACTCCGTATGCGGTGATGGAGCCGGTGCGTGTTGCCGGTTCCGAGGTCACGTTCGCGACTCTGCACAACCAGGATGTGGTGAAAGCTAAGGGCGTGCTGATCGGCGATACCGTGGTGTTGCGCAAGGCTGGGGATGTGATTCCAGAGGTGCTGGGGCCCGTGCTCGCCGAACGTCCCGAGGATGCGCATCCGTTCGTAATGCCCGCCAACTGTCCCGAGTGCGACACCCCGTTGCGTGCCATGAAAGCAGGGGACGTCGACCTGCGCTGCCCGAACGCGCGCAGCTGCCCAGCCCAGGTGCGCGGCCGGGTGGAACACATCGGCTCGCGACAGGGCCTCGATATCGAAGCGCTCGGAGAAGTGACCGCTGCAGCGCTCACCCAACCCGACGACCCGACCCAGGCGCCGCTGGTGACCGAAGCGCGGTTGTTTGCGCTCACCATCGAGGAGCTCGTACCGATTGTGGTGACCGTGCGCGATGCCGACACGGGTGAACCGAAACTGGACGAGAACGGAAGCCCTCGCATCCGAGCGCCGTTTCGGTCGGTACAAACGAAAACGTATCCGCCGGGAACCGAGCACATGAGTGCTGCTGAGCGCCGCAGTGCCGGGGTTCGTAAGGACTATCCGGTGTACGGGCCGAGCGCCCAGGCGGTGAAGCTGCTTGACGAACTCGAACGAGCGAAGATGAAAGAGCTCTGGCGGCTGTTAGTGGCATTGAACATTCGCCACGTTGGTCCGGTGGCGGCCCGTGCGTTGGCCGATTGGTTCGGTTCGTTGGATGCGATCCGATCGGCATCCGTGGCGGAGCTATCGAGCGTTGATGGGGTCGGGCAGATTATTGCCGAGTCGATTCACCAGTGGCTGCAGGTCGACTGGCACCTCGACATCATTGAACAGTGGACCGATGCCGGTGTGCAGTGGGCGACACCGGGACACCCCGGTCCGGGTCAGCAAGCAGAAGTTGATGGACCGCTGACGGGGCTGACGGTTGTTGCGACCGGAACTCTCGACGGATTCACCCGGGAGGGAGCCAAAGAGGCAATTGTTGCTGCCGGTGGGAAGGCGGCCGGCTCGGTATCGAAAAACACCGATTTCGTTGCCGCTGGGCCCGGCGCCGGCTCGAAACTGGTGAAGGCTGAAGCGCTCGGCATTCCAGTGTTGGATGCGGACGGGTTCCGGTTGTTGCTTGAGGGTGGTCCGGATGCGGTAGCTCACTTGCTCGGCACCGAATAG
- the mnmA gene encoding tRNA 2-thiouridine(34) synthase MnmA — protein sequence MKVLAAMSGGVDSSVAAARAVDAGHEVVGVHLALSRAGGTLRQGSRGCCTIEDAMDARRVADQLGIPFYVWDFSERFKADVVDDFIAEYSQGRTPNPCLRCNEKIKFAALLDKALDLGFDAVVTGHYANVIDTDAGRELHRASEQAKDQSYVLGVLNAEQLEHCWFPLGDTPSKDEVRAEAASRGFVTATKPDSYDICFIPDGNTRAWLGDHIPMRPGAIVDRDGEVVGEHQGATGYTIGQRKGLGLSRPAPDGQPRFVLDTDPETNTVTVGPKAALAIGQIAGQRFSWAGAAPTEQEFACEVQIRAHAEPVPGTCRIHTTGTVLRPDASDMQPDGTVTEVVVRVDEPLLGVATGQSAVIYVGTRVLGQFTIDAATSVLDLNESAA from the coding sequence ATGAAAGTTCTTGCAGCGATGAGCGGTGGAGTCGACAGCTCCGTTGCCGCAGCCCGCGCCGTGGACGCCGGACACGAGGTCGTTGGAGTGCACCTGGCACTCTCGCGCGCCGGCGGTACCCTGCGCCAGGGTTCGCGCGGATGCTGCACGATTGAAGATGCAATGGACGCCCGCCGCGTAGCCGATCAGCTCGGCATCCCCTTTTATGTGTGGGACTTCTCCGAACGCTTTAAAGCCGATGTCGTTGACGACTTCATTGCCGAATACTCACAGGGGCGAACCCCGAACCCGTGTTTGCGCTGTAACGAGAAGATCAAGTTCGCGGCGCTGCTCGACAAGGCCCTCGATCTGGGGTTCGACGCGGTAGTAACGGGCCACTATGCCAATGTCATCGACACCGATGCCGGTCGCGAACTGCACCGCGCAAGCGAGCAAGCCAAAGATCAGTCGTATGTGCTCGGTGTGCTGAACGCCGAACAGCTCGAACACTGCTGGTTCCCGCTCGGTGACACCCCGTCAAAGGATGAGGTGCGCGCAGAGGCTGCGAGCCGCGGGTTCGTTACCGCCACCAAACCCGATAGCTACGACATCTGCTTCATCCCAGACGGCAACACGCGCGCTTGGCTGGGGGACCACATCCCGATGCGCCCAGGCGCCATCGTGGATCGAGACGGCGAAGTCGTAGGCGAACACCAAGGAGCCACCGGCTACACCATCGGCCAGCGTAAGGGCCTGGGGCTATCCCGACCAGCGCCCGACGGGCAGCCACGCTTCGTGCTTGATACTGACCCGGAAACCAACACCGTCACTGTCGGCCCGAAGGCAGCGCTAGCCATTGGCCAGATTGCCGGACAGCGGTTCAGCTGGGCAGGGGCGGCACCCACCGAGCAAGAATTTGCCTGCGAGGTACAGATCCGCGCGCACGCCGAACCCGTACCCGGAACATGCCGCATCCATACGACCGGTACAGTGCTCCGGCCGGATGCAAGCGACATGCAGCCGGACGGCACCGTTACCGAGGTGGTTGTGCGCGTAGACGAACCCCTGCTCGGCGTTGCCACCGGCCAATCTGCAGTGATCTATGTCGGCACCCGAGTGCTCGGACAGTTCACCATCGACGCGGCAACTTCGGTACTCGACCTCAACGAATCTGCCGCGTAG
- a CDS encoding ABC transporter ATP-binding protein, which translates to MMHPARGGGMRDERALRERNRDAPKIPHLWRRIGELFAPYRATLILAVVLVLITAALGVAPALLTQQAFDVGLFPPGANEPNLGALWWIVAAMVAVLVLNAAITVWQTWLTATIGNSVTADLRVRLFERLQSMELAFFARTKTGEIQSRLQNDVGGVANTLQNTLTSVVGNIVATIASLVAMVLLSWQLAIIAIIVMPPLVVLQRRVGQRRACIATRTQASLSEMTAMTQEQLSVSGVLLTKTLGREREAAAAYRQANRTQVRLQLDQAMAGQTFFAMVSVIMALVPVLIYVVSGYLLQSGSALSAGTIVAFTTVNGQLRRPLLGLMRTGLDIQTSASLFARIFEYLLLEPAVVDAPDAVAPDRERIGEIAFRNVSFRYPDTREEDEPTLSDASFAVHPGEYVAVVGPSGAGKSTIAYLAARLYDASAGVVEFAGVDVRRCQREAIVANIGMVSQETYLVHDTIAANLRLAKPEASDEQLIAACKKASIHEQIMTFPHGYDTVVGERGYRLSGGEKQRIAIARVLLKDPAVLILDEATSALDAVSERHVQAALDAARRGRTVIAIAHRLSTVRTADVIHVLDRGRIVERGTHEELLAAAGTYAALYAESVSSQPHDS; encoded by the coding sequence ATGATGCATCCCGCCCGCGGTGGAGGTATGCGCGACGAACGCGCATTGCGCGAACGCAACCGCGATGCCCCCAAGATCCCACACCTGTGGCGTCGCATCGGCGAGCTGTTCGCGCCCTACCGCGCCACCCTCATCCTTGCCGTCGTGCTCGTCCTGATCACTGCCGCACTCGGCGTTGCCCCGGCGTTGTTAACCCAGCAGGCGTTCGATGTGGGACTTTTCCCACCCGGTGCGAACGAACCAAACCTGGGCGCACTGTGGTGGATCGTGGCCGCCATGGTCGCAGTCCTGGTCCTCAACGCCGCCATCACCGTGTGGCAGACCTGGCTCACCGCAACGATCGGGAACTCGGTTACCGCCGATCTGCGGGTGCGACTGTTCGAGCGGCTGCAATCGATGGAGCTCGCGTTCTTTGCGCGTACCAAGACCGGCGAGATTCAGTCACGCCTACAAAACGATGTCGGCGGTGTGGCAAACACCCTGCAAAACACGCTCACCTCTGTTGTGGGAAACATCGTGGCCACCATCGCATCGCTCGTGGCCATGGTGCTGCTCAGCTGGCAGTTGGCGATCATCGCCATCATCGTGATGCCGCCGCTGGTGGTGCTGCAGCGGAGGGTTGGGCAGCGCCGGGCGTGCATCGCCACACGCACACAAGCATCGCTCTCAGAGATGACTGCGATGACCCAGGAACAACTCTCGGTGTCGGGAGTGCTGCTCACCAAAACCCTCGGACGAGAGCGGGAAGCCGCTGCCGCTTATCGCCAGGCCAATCGCACTCAAGTTCGGCTCCAACTCGACCAAGCCATGGCCGGTCAGACCTTCTTCGCCATGGTCAGCGTCATCATGGCGCTCGTGCCCGTGCTGATCTACGTCGTTAGCGGCTATCTCCTTCAATCAGGCAGCGCACTCTCCGCCGGCACCATCGTCGCGTTCACCACCGTGAACGGTCAGCTGCGCAGGCCACTGCTCGGACTCATGCGAACGGGCCTTGACATCCAAACTTCGGCCTCACTGTTCGCGCGCATCTTCGAGTATCTGTTGCTTGAACCTGCCGTGGTGGATGCGCCGGATGCGGTTGCCCCAGACCGTGAGCGCATCGGCGAGATCGCGTTCCGCAACGTCTCCTTCCGATACCCGGACACCCGCGAGGAGGACGAGCCGACCCTGAGCGATGCCTCGTTTGCCGTGCATCCCGGCGAGTATGTCGCTGTTGTCGGGCCGTCGGGAGCTGGGAAATCCACCATCGCCTATCTCGCGGCTCGGTTGTATGACGCATCGGCGGGTGTTGTGGAATTCGCCGGAGTGGATGTGCGCCGTTGCCAGCGCGAAGCGATCGTCGCCAATATCGGCATGGTGTCGCAAGAGACCTACCTGGTGCACGACACCATCGCAGCGAACCTGCGGCTGGCTAAACCCGAAGCCAGCGACGAGCAATTGATTGCCGCCTGCAAGAAGGCGAGTATCCACGAGCAGATCATGACCTTCCCGCACGGCTACGACACGGTCGTGGGGGAACGCGGCTACCGGCTTAGCGGTGGCGAGAAACAGCGCATCGCCATCGCCCGCGTGCTGCTGAAAGACCCGGCCGTGCTCATCCTCGACGAAGCAACAAGCGCCTTGGATGCGGTGAGTGAACGTCACGTACAGGCAGCGCTTGATGCCGCCCGCAGGGGCCGGACCGTGATCGCAATCGCTCATCGGCTCTCGACGGTGCGTACCGCAGATGTGATCCACGTGCTTGATCGCGGGCGAATCGTGGAACGAGGCACCCACGAAGAACTCCTCGCAGCCGCCGGCACGTACGCTGCGCTGTACGCGGAATCCGTTTCGTCGCAACCGCACGATTCGTAG
- a CDS encoding amidase, whose translation MSPFNVVEASIADLRAALESGETTSVALVQQYQARIAHYDRAGIKLNAVIVDNPQALAEAEASDARRAAGESLGPLDGIPYTAKDSYMVRGLTVASGSPAFAELVAQRDAYTIERLRAAGAICLGLTNMPPMANGGMQRGEYGRAESPYNGEWLTSAFGSGSSNGSGTATAASFAAFGLGEETWSSGRAPASNNALCAYTPSRGVISMRGNWPLVPTMDVVVPHTRSMADMFEVLDAIVADDTESRGDFWRVQPWVSIPAASEIRPASYRELAADASALAGKRFGVPKMFINADPEQGTGDQQRFGGPAGERIETRESIMELWRAARDDLEAAGAEVIEVDFPVVSNYDGDRPGAPTVGTRGILPAGYLDHEILELSLWSWHDFLAANNDPKLNALEQVDEELIFPHPEGALLDRYGSLDFDIRKYVWFAREQGVPELTQIPTIAEGVAGLEQSRRVDYEAWMDGLGLDAVVLPAVADIGPADMDVDEASADLGWRNGVWVANGNLVWRHFGIPTVTVPMGTMADIGMPVGLTIAGRAYDDNALLRYGAAFESIRPRRTRPERTPEL comes from the coding sequence ATGTCACCGTTCAACGTTGTCGAAGCATCCATCGCCGACCTCCGCGCCGCACTCGAGTCCGGCGAAACCACTTCGGTAGCACTCGTGCAGCAATACCAGGCACGCATCGCCCACTACGATCGTGCAGGCATCAAGCTCAACGCAGTCATCGTCGATAATCCGCAGGCTCTTGCCGAAGCGGAGGCTTCCGATGCGCGACGCGCTGCTGGCGAGAGCCTCGGGCCGCTTGACGGTATCCCGTATACCGCGAAGGACAGCTACATGGTGCGTGGCCTGACCGTCGCATCCGGCTCCCCCGCGTTTGCCGAGCTGGTCGCGCAACGAGATGCTTACACGATCGAGCGCTTGCGTGCTGCCGGTGCCATCTGTCTTGGGCTTACGAATATGCCACCGATGGCGAACGGCGGAATGCAGCGCGGTGAATACGGTCGTGCCGAAAGCCCGTATAACGGCGAGTGGTTAACCTCGGCGTTTGGTTCCGGTTCTTCCAACGGCTCCGGCACCGCTACGGCCGCATCATTCGCGGCGTTTGGGCTCGGCGAAGAAACCTGGTCATCGGGCCGCGCACCGGCGTCAAACAATGCACTGTGCGCATACACCCCCTCACGCGGCGTGATTTCGATGCGCGGGAACTGGCCGCTGGTGCCGACAATGGACGTTGTGGTGCCGCACACGCGCAGCATGGCCGATATGTTCGAGGTACTCGACGCCATCGTCGCCGACGACACGGAATCGCGCGGTGATTTTTGGCGAGTGCAGCCGTGGGTGTCGATTCCCGCTGCCAGCGAGATTCGTCCCGCCAGCTATCGAGAGCTCGCAGCCGATGCGTCGGCGCTTGCCGGGAAACGCTTTGGTGTTCCGAAGATGTTCATCAACGCTGACCCCGAGCAAGGAACCGGCGATCAGCAGCGGTTCGGCGGTCCTGCCGGCGAGCGCATCGAAACCCGCGAGTCGATCATGGAGCTGTGGCGTGCAGCCCGCGACGATCTCGAGGCGGCGGGCGCCGAAGTGATCGAGGTCGATTTTCCGGTGGTCTCGAACTACGACGGTGACCGTCCCGGAGCGCCGACGGTTGGCACCCGCGGAATCTTGCCAGCTGGGTACTTGGATCACGAGATCTTGGAGCTCTCGCTGTGGTCGTGGCACGATTTCTTGGCAGCGAACAACGATCCGAAGTTGAACGCACTCGAACAGGTTGACGAGGAATTAATCTTCCCGCATCCCGAAGGCGCGCTCCTCGACCGTTATGGCAGCCTCGACTTCGATATCCGCAAGTATGTTTGGTTCGCGCGCGAGCAGGGGGTGCCCGAGCTCACACAGATTCCGACAATCGCCGAAGGTGTTGCCGGACTCGAGCAGTCGCGTCGCGTCGACTATGAGGCGTGGATGGATGGGCTCGGTCTGGATGCGGTCGTACTGCCAGCAGTCGCTGATATTGGCCCTGCCGATATGGATGTGGATGAGGCGTCGGCTGATCTCGGTTGGCGAAACGGGGTGTGGGTTGCCAACGGCAATCTCGTGTGGCGCCACTTCGGCATTCCGACGGTGACGGTGCCGATGGGCACGATGGCAGATATTGGCATGCCGGTTGGGTTGACGATCGCCGGTCGTGCGTATGACGACAATGCGCTGCTGCGTTACGGCGCCGCGTTCGAGTCGATTCGTCCGCGTCGAACCCGCCCCGAACGCACGCCGGAGCTGTAG